TCCGAGTTCACGCCCGGCGTCAACACAGCCATCCCCGTGAACGAGCCCGTCGGCTGCGGAATATTCGCAATCTGCTCGCGGTCGAGCACGTATCCGTTCGTAGTATCCGTCGCGTTGAGCAGCGGGTTCGCATCCACCTGCACAGCCGTCGAGACCTCGCCCAGACTGAGGTTTGCGGGCAGCGTAATGGTGCGGTTCGACTGCACTTCAACGCTTGCGATACGAAGCGTCGCAAAACCCTCGCGCTTCACCGTAACGGCGTAGCGACCGATCGGCAGATCGGGCAGCGTGTATGCGCCCGCAGCGCTCGTCATCGCCGAACGCGTCAACTGCGTTCCCTGCGCTACAGCCTTCACCTCAGCGCCAGCCACCACTGCGCCACTTTGGTCCGTCACTGTGCCGACGATGGCACCTGTTGTTTGCTGAGCAGCAAGAGAGCTCGCGCAGACACACGTCGACGCTACGAGCGAATACGCGAAACCGCGCATGAAAAACGACACCGAATTCCTCCATCCTGAGAACGGATTTGGCTCTCAGCGCGCTGGCGTGTCCTCCGTTACTTGCGGGGTCGCTCGTCGTGCTAAGTCGTGAAACCAGGTCCGTCTGCTCGCCGAAGCGCATGCAGCTGCCACTCTGCTTCACAGGCCGTTGCGGTGCTGCCCCACCGCACGTCCGTTGTCCTTGGTGTCTCTAGGGTATCGAAGTATCCGGGAAAATCAAAGCTTTCCTGTTACTCGAGCAGATAAGCCAGCAGCGCCATACGCACGTACAGACCGTTCTTCGCCTGCTTGAAGTACGCCGCACGCAAATTGCGATCAACACCGGCCGGAAGCTCTTCCAGCCGCGGCAATGCATGAAGAATGATCGCTTCCTCCTTGAGCTGATCGGCAATCTCTTCGGTCAACACATACACCGACTTCACCGCTTCATATTCTTCTACCGAAGCAAACCGCTCCTGCTGCACGCGCGTCATGTAGACGACGTCCGCCTCGCCCAACGTAGTCACGCTGAACTCTTCGGTCTCATGCAGCACCACTCCACGCTCCTGCAACTCCGCGCAGATCTCCTGCGGCAAGCGCAGCGACGGCGGCGCAATCAACGTCACATGTAAGCCAGGAAACAAGCTCAAAAGCGGCAGCAACGAGTGCACCGTGCGGCCGTTCTTCAGGTCGCCCACCACGGCAACACGCAGCCCATGCAGACGATGAAGCTCCTTGCGAATCGTGTACGTATCCAGCAGCGCCTGCGTCGGATGCTCGCCCGCACCGTCGCCTGCGTTGATCACCGGCACAGGCGAGTTGCTCGCCGCCTCCCGCACAGCGCCTTTCTGGAAGTGACGCATCACGATCACGTCCGCATAGCCGCCGATGATGCGAGCCGTATCCGAGATCGACTCTCCCTTGGCCGATGACGAGTTATCGACCGCATTCTCCGCCGTCAACACGCCACCGCCGAGGCGCTGCATTGCGGCTTCAAACGAGAAGCGCGTGCGCGTTGAAGGCTCATAGAACATCGAAGCCATGATGCGCCCGCTCAGCCGCATACGCTGCTTGCGTTCCACCTCGTCGCGCTCGAACTCCCACGCGGTTTCGAAGAGGTCCTGCAACAACACCACGTCCATCAACTGCTTGACGCTCAACACATGCTGAAGCTTCTCAGCCATTCGCAAACACCTTTCCGCGCAGCACCGTCGCGCGCACGCTGCCGGGGAACGTGAATCCCTCAAACGGGCTCCACGCACACTTCGTCTTCACACTCTCGCGCGTCACCGCGTAAGGCGTCTTCAAATCAAGCACCGTCAGCGAACCCGTGTACCCCGGCGCAAGCTGACCAAATCCCTCGCCCAATTCCTTCGGCAGAAACTCGCGCACAAAGCGCCCGGGGTTCGATGCAAACACACGGCAGATCGTCTGCGCATCGTAGTTGTGTTCGGCCATCAACCACGTCGCAAACGCACCAAGCGTATCGAGGTGCGGCACACCGCTGTGGCCCACCAGCTTCTCTTCATGCGTGTGCGGCGCATGGTCCGTCGCCACGTAATCGATGTCGCCACGACGCAGCGCTTCAATCATCGCAAGCCGATCTTCCGGCGCACGCAGCGG
Above is a genomic segment from Granulicella cerasi containing:
- the pyrB gene encoding aspartate carbamoyltransferase — encoded protein: MAEKLQHVLSVKQLMDVVLLQDLFETAWEFERDEVERKQRMRLSGRIMASMFYEPSTRTRFSFEAAMQRLGGGVLTAENAVDNSSSAKGESISDTARIIGGYADVIVMRHFQKGAVREAASNSPVPVINAGDGAGEHPTQALLDTYTIRKELHRLHGLRVAVVGDLKNGRTVHSLLPLLSLFPGLHVTLIAPPSLRLPQEICAELQERGVVLHETEEFSVTTLGEADVVYMTRVQQERFASVEEYEAVKSVYVLTEEIADQLKEEAIILHALPRLEELPAGVDRNLRAAYFKQAKNGLYVRMALLAYLLE